From Camelina sativa cultivar DH55 chromosome 20, Cs, whole genome shotgun sequence, the proteins below share one genomic window:
- the LOC109131193 gene encoding uncharacterized protein LOC109131193: protein MSEKGREAYLVTISMPDSVRKSTKKDGSFQLCMDYRGLNWVTVKNKYPLPRIDELLDQLRGATWFSKVDLASGYHQIPIDEVDVRKTAFRTRYGHYESVVMPFGFTNVPAAFMRLMNSVFQEFLDVSIIIFIDDILVYSKSPNEHAEHLMAVLEKLREQKLFAKLS, encoded by the exons ATGAGCGAGAAGggtcgtgaggcttatctggttactatatctatgccagattCAGTgaggaagtctacg aagaaggatgggagtttccagTTGTGTATGGATTATCGAGGTTTGAActgggtcactgtgaagaacaagtaccctcttcctaggatcgatgagttattggatcagttgaggggtgctacttggttctccaaggtagatctggcgtcgggttatcatcaaataccgatagatgaggtagatgtgaggaagacggctttcaggacgaggtatgggcattatgagtctgtggtgatgcctttcgggtttaCTAATgtgccagcagcgtttatgagattgatgaacagcgtgtttcaggagtttctggatgtgtctatcatcattttcatcgatgatatcctggtttattctaagagtcctaacGAGCATGCAGAGCATTTGATGGCAGTTCTTGAGAAGCtacgggagcagaagttgtttgcgaagctgagc